The genomic DNA TGCCTATATTAGTGTATATCtagcaaaacatttcaaaaacttGTTTAGTGATTCAgagcaaagttaaaaaacttcAAGTGTGTAATATCCTTTACAACGAGCTTGTTAATGTGTAAAAGCGTATTTAGAGGTGCGTTTATAACTCGTAATTGTTTATTATCTAACTTTTTAGGTTGGAAAAAAAACGTATTTAGAGGTGCGTTTCATTTTGACAATCGTAATGCTATATGGATTACTTTTAAAAGTTGGAGGAGTTGCCTATACCAGTGTATATCGAGCAAAACATCAATATTCCATAACTTGGTTAGTGATTCAgagcaaagttaaaaaacttcAAGTGTGTAATATCCTATACAACATACTTGTTAGTGTGTCACAAAAAAAGACCTGAGAAGCAGATTAAAGCATTCATTTCACTCTCATGTGGTTACATATGAAgacatttcattaacaaatgATGATCTCAGTGAATTTATCTCAATTCAGGAAGATTACATCTCAAAAGTAAGAAATAAGCTTTATATAGAACTTACCATcccttattttaaaaagaactaGGCAAATAAGTGTCAGCAACAAACGTGGCCAGGATATACTGTTGACTACgttcaaaattttgaacaagaaGGATACGCCAGGGTATTCTTCTAACCTGCTGATGAACGCACGGAGGAACAAACAAGCTGAACAAATCCCAGGTCAAAACTCCATAATCTGGGTCACTTTTTCGGATACTTTTAGACTTCTGACTAAGATGATTTCAGGCTTGAAATGTCGTTAAGGTCAATATATAAGTTAGCATATGAAGTAGGTTGCCCAGTTTTCGGCCAATGTAGATGTAAATCCCCATATTGAGTTCTTTTAAGTGTATGGAGAGATTCAACTTTCCATCTGGAGATGGTTCACGTAGTTATGTTTAAACTCTACTTCCCTTTCCGACTTACTTTTAGTGCAAGTATCGAGTGGCCCTGTTTCCGACCAACTGATCTCGATTCCGGCCAATTTTCCCTTTTAGCTGCACGAAGAGAATTAATTTGCCCCTAGCCTGTAGAACCATTTCTATTTCGCTATATAATTTCGAAGTGACTCGGCGATTATACTCCAGGTGCTCAAAGCAAAGTTACCACTGAGGTGTAAAGGATTTGGGAAATGTTACTCTTGATAACTACTTCACTAGTCACAGATGAATTAATCAAATTAGCACTGTTAGCATGCTTGGCAAGTTATCTGAGATTTTCACCACAGAAGTGGAAAAGTTATCCACCATGTAACTCGTTTAAGATCAACATAAAAATTCGCCGACTACCCTTAACCACCTGGCGCTGTTGAACAAAAATTTGGTTATCCGCGTAGTGGTGATAAATTGTCAATAATTCTATAATTGTATTTGTGAATCAATTTCTAACATGTTCGGTAACTCATCTTGCAACAGGTTACTTACGAGTTATTTATTAAAGGATGAAAATTGGCATCGGAAAAGCATAAATGAATATATACGCACTTTTTAAGGTTAGTTTCGTTACTAGTTAGGTTTATTGTCTGAATTTTGAGGCGAGTGACAGTAGAGCCGATGGCAAAATTCCGCTGACTGACTTGGGGACGTACACAAGGACATGAAATAACATAGCGACAAGTTAAAATGTGGCACCTGAAGTAAAACGAAAAGGACCATCAAACTTCCCTAGAGAAAGACGTGAACCAATTCAAGAAAGCGAAAACGTCTTTTGGGgaccaaaaaattatttcaaatgtttcctTGTCCGCGTTTGTGCTTGACTTGCGTGCTGGGCCTGATGATAAGGTGATGACGTGAAATCTCTGACATCTGGACTTTCCTTCTGTCcgctgtaaatttttttactcgCCAAGGCCCATCTTATCAAAACACTATTATCGAGGTGAGTCGTCCACTGTTTCTGCCCAGAATAGCTTTGAAAGTGTaatcattcaaataattttaagtgTTTCACTGCTGTTATTAACTTGAAAAGCACGTGATACATTGAAGACATTTTCAACAATTCGGCTGCGTCATGTAGCAGCAGATAATCACATGGAATGGAAGAATtgcaagaaaggaaaattgCACAATTGGATGTGCTGTAATCACGTGGCCTAAATGGTGAGAGAGGTGATGCCTTTTCCCAAAGATAAATTTCAAACTTGCATTTCAAATGCACAAAGGGCGAGTGCAATCTGTTGTCTTTGCCTCTCTTTCAGACTATACGAGAAAAATTCGTATCATTATTGACTTGTTTACTAAAACGCACGCACACAGTTAACCTGGTTTTCCTCTTAAGGGTGTATATGGTTCACTGGTGCGGCCTCTTGGCTTGCTGCTGTTGCCGGTTTTTTCCGCAAAATTTGCCCTAAGCTTTTAAGCCTTCTGTCATGAATAATTGAGTGTTTGCACTCTGTCTCAGTTCGAATTTGCTTAATAACACGAAAGCTATCACgctcgttattattattaataccCCTCTTTCGTACGAACTTTTGCGTAGACTTACGAGAGAATTTTGTTCAGGGCCTCCGGTTCCTACGTTTCAATACCCATGTCATAGCTGTTTCTGGAAGCTCAAGACTTTCCGACTTTTAGCCAGTTGTTTGCGCTTTGTTGCGTGTTTTTGTTCTAGATTAAAATGTTGTTACTATTCTTAACCTGTCCACCATTTCTGCACtcattttcaactttctgcattGATTGGGCTACGTTGACGTGTTCTCAACCAACAAGAATGCTGAAACTTTTGCATGCATATTATTAAGGGCAAAGTAAAGGATTGGGGAGGTGATAATATAAATGTCTAAAATCACTTTTGCAACCAACACCATCACTGTATGTGAACAATATTTAGAACAGCTGAAATGGTGACACATAGactttaaaaagggaaaaaaatgctcAATTTCCTAATCTGAGTAATACTGAAGTTTCTTCCTGGTCCTTCTTGGTCTTCCAGTAAGAAAATGGGAAAATGCAAAACACTTTgcacaaattttgaaaaggaaaaaagaatttaaCTTCTGATAAAGTTAATTAATTTCCAACCTCAGTCAAAGTTGCTAAATTGCCACACATTATTGGGTTTATGAAACTTTTAGAAGCAGAGAACAGTtagaacttgaaaataaaaaaaaaaaaattgatcatccTAGCCATCTCTGGCGCTCTTTCTGGCCTTGTCTTCATAaagcattttgttgttattgaaCATGTTCAGCAGAGTCTGGTCAGCAGCATTCTCAGGCTCAGGTTTGATAAGTAGAGCGAACACACCACTTAATACATCTCTAATACAACGGGTTGGTAACCAGTTTTCCCCAGTCAAGAATCCCAGGCACACGTGACCAGTTGATGGACTCACATTGACGTGATAAATGGGAGGCAGGAAACGTACCTGgcattaagaaataaaaaagacataTACTTTGTTctcgccaatttcctttcacCCCTCTGAAGTATCTAGACCTTCTCTTTTAGACCATAAATCTTACCGAATCAGAATACAAGTAACCAGCTAAGTACTGATCACCAGGTAATTCCCTTTTGCACTATAATCAGATGTGCTCCTAATCTACCTAACCCTTAAGAACAAAGCAATAActaattcaataaatatttaaatgagTAGATGTGTTATCATTTTGCAGCGGCTTACATGCCCTGAAAGCTGctgcaaaatgaaaacacatTGGCAGCAAGACCAATTTTTTGCTACTTTTGAATTActcagttttaaattttttttagggcTTTTGATTTCCAGCTTAGTGTCTGACATTTTTGCTATGTTGTAATACAGTTTCATTTAGAGAACCTTCCCAACTGATagtgaaattaatttcaaaatttcaaaactcaaGAAGAGAACAAGATCATGAGATAACCAGGTAACTACCAGGTATCTCTGCAGCCATGCATGAAAATCAGTCGTTCGCGCTCAAGCatgtaaaacaattattttaaagcaTTACCGTTGGTGGTTCAAGAGGGTAGTTTTCACTTGAGAGATAAGAAATAAGTTAAGGATTAACTGAAACGTCGCATTAATATAAATAAATCATTAGattgataacaataatagtaataataataataacgataacaGTTTTCAATAATACGGTTCCAAGAGCCTCAGAGAGTTTGCAATagcaatttaaagaaataaacaaa from Pocillopora verrucosa isolate sample1 chromosome 2, ASM3666991v2, whole genome shotgun sequence includes the following:
- the LOC131790629 gene encoding uncharacterized protein; translation: MSLKRDFISRVQKELKQLQSLQPHGIQVTLPSDSLQLWEALVPGPEDSLYRGGRFKVQVYLPENYPLEPPTVRFLPPIYHVNVSPSTGHVCLGFLTGENWLPTRCIRDVLSGVFALLIKPEPENAADQTLLNMFNNNKMLYEDKARKSARDG